In Tenrec ecaudatus isolate mTenEca1 chromosome 4, mTenEca1.hap1, whole genome shotgun sequence, a single window of DNA contains:
- the RBM7 gene encoding RNA-binding protein 7 isoform X3, with amino-acid sequence MNLLNGIKLFGRPIKIQFRSGSSHASQDVSVSHSQHHAGNSSPTSTSPSSRYERPMDNMTVSMQTVQRSFSSPENFQRQAMMNSALRHIPYSGKFGSTQLDQSGFSPAVQSPSPSFNQSPSSQWRQDMPSSQRKARQNSHPYVVDRQYSWEQCYSDHGSDRHYRGSREDFFYEDRNHDGWSHDYDSRRDNGGRDGKWRSSRH; translated from the exons ATGAATCTGCTTAACGGGATCAAGCTTTTTGGAAGGCCCATCAAAATTCAGTTTAGATCAG GAAGTAGCCATGCTTCGCAGGATGTCAGTGTGTCACATTCCCAGCATCATGCTGGGAATTCAAGCCCAACTTCTACTTCTCCCAGCAG CAGGTATGAAAGGCCTATGGATAACATGACTGTGTCAATGCAGACAGTTCAGCGGTCTTTCTCTTCTCCAGAGAATTTTCAGAGACAAGCAATG ATGAACAGTGCTTTGAGACACATACCATATAGCGGGAAGTTTGGTTCTACACAGCTGGATCAGTCAGGATTCTCCCCAGCAGTTCAGTCACCCAGTCCATCTTTTAACCAGTCTCCAAGCTCCCAGTGGCGCCAAGATATGCCATCGTCACAACGCAAAGCCCGACAGAATTCTCATCCCTATGTAGTGGACAGGCAGTATAGCTGGGAACAGTGTTACAGTGATCATGGCTCCGACCGGCATTACCGAGGCAGCCGAGAAGACTTCTTTTATGAAGACCGAAACCACGATGGCTGGAGCCATGACTACGATAGCAGGCGAGATAATGGTGGTAGAGATGGGAAGTGGCGCTCCTCTCGACACTAA